AAAGCCTCAAGTCCTTATCGAACCTGAATAAGAGGCAAAAGCTTTTAGTGGATGTATCCCTCAAGCTCTTTGAGCAGCCTACAAAAGAGGCGATGGGACGATTTCTCGTAAGCAAGGTAAAAGAAGTTTTTGGATTTGATGAGGTTCAAGTACTCTGGATGGAAGGAGAGTCGGGCGAGGGATATAGGATATTTGCAAGTGATGTACAACCCCAACTGGGCGATTTGCCCTTCATTATAAAAGCTGGCAAACCATTGCAGATGACGGTGCTAATAAAGGATGAAGAAAGTTTAAGGGGGCTTTTGACGGCAACAAGTTCCGAAGGCAAGGCATTTACAAAAAGCGATGGAGAGCTCTTGAGCTCTTTGTGCGGTTACGTTGCTGCGGTCTTGGCGGCTCGAAGTCAGCTCCGCAGCATTCAAAGGCTAAGATACATGGAAAGGACTTTAGTGGAGATCCTTATAGAGGCTGCGAAAGAAAATTCCATAGAGGATGTGTGTCGCTACATAGCCCGAAAGCTCAGCGAGACGATGTATTGTGACGTTTTGGTCTATAAAATCGCAGCGGAGAATGGAACTAAAAAGCTAAGAAAACTAGCGTCTGTGGATTTGGACAAGACCCTCTTGGGCGAGGGGCATGATGAAGGCCTGTTCCCTTTGCAAAACCACAGATACACAGAAGAGATCCCCATAGCTTTTGGCGGTCAAGTCTTTGGTCTTCTCAAGATTATCGACAAACACGGGTATTTCAGCACTAAAGATACGAAAGACATGTTGAGCATCCTAGCTAGACACTTAGGCGTTCTTTGGGCATATCAGAAGGCCATTCATGAGACCAAGCAAGAGGCTCTTAAGGACTCTTTGACGGGATTGTGGAACAGGAGGTATTTTGCGGAGAAGATAAAGGAGGAGATGGCCCGTTGCGAACGATCCGGTGAGCCTTTCTCCGTGGCTATAATAGATATCAGGGGTTTCAAGGCTATAAATGACACTTTTGGACACCTCGAAGGAGACAGGATTTTAGTGGAAGTAGCTGGTTTTCTTGCTGGGGCGATGAGAAAAATAGATGTGATAGCCCGCTACGGTGGAGACGAATTTGTCTCCCTGCATCCAAGGACCCGAGAGAAAGAGGCGAAAGCCTTATGGGGTAGGGTAGAGCAAAAACTGAAAGAGAGGCTTTGGGGAAGTAGAAACTTACAGATAGCTATCGACGTAGGCATAGCTTCATATCCAGATGATGGAAAAGAAAAAGAACATATATTGGGTAGGGCAGACGAAAGGATGTATGAAGTCAAACGGAAAGCCAAAACAAATTCATTGGAGGTTTGATAGGTCATATGAAAAAGGGTAATTTCTACTTGATGCCGGAGGGAGAGAAGGGGCAGGAGATAATAGAAAAGCTTTTGGAAAATCAAGCCATGTGGATTGAGCGCATAACGTCCTTCGGCAGCAAGACTCCAGAAGGCGTGTGGTATGATCAGGATACGGACGAATGGGTGCTCCTCGTAAAGGGGAGGGCGCAGTTAGAGTTTGAAGACGGCTTCCTATTGGATCTGAATGAGGGCGACTGGGTGTTTATCCCCGCTGGTGAAAGGCACAGAGTTACCTATACATCTTTTGACCCTTCTTGCCTGTGGCTTGCAATTCACATGAAAAAGCCTGGTGAAAGGCCTTGAACGGCAAAAAGATAAAAGTGACCGATTCGGAAAAGAAGTGGTTGGAGTTATTGGCTACCCAATGGGGCGTCACAGTGGATTTTAGGCCCTACCTTGGGGCGGATATGTTCGCTCGTATAACCATCCCTTCCGATGGCATGGCAAGGGTAGAAATACTGGAAGCTTTTTCGCCTGAGGAGTATTATGCCAAATGGGGCAATCGGGATGTGCCCGAGGACAAGCTTTTCGAGTTTTTGCTGCTCCATGAAATAGCTCACCTTGAGCTTGAGCACCATAAGAAGAAGGTGCCTTTTCACACTGAAGATGCCAATTGGTGGTTCAGCTTCAAGGAGCAA
The DNA window shown above is from Thermovirga lienii DSM 17291 and carries:
- a CDS encoding diguanylate cyclase (PFAM: GGDEF domain~TIGRFAM: diguanylate cyclase (GGDEF) domain~COGs: COG2199 FOG: GGDEF domain~InterPro IPR000160~KEGG: aco:Amico_1621 diguanylate cyclase with GAF sensor~PFAM: GGDEF domain containing protein~SMART: GGDEF domain containing protein~SPTR: Diguanylate cyclase with GAF sensor;~TIGRFAM: diguanylate cyclase) → MIKFKELRYLCEKIGKGETQAAVAKAAVDSLERVLKGCFACLYVLSDDQSKLTLLAYGSYPPAVYSIDRSNVSYWRAFARRERLVLNCGLLPQEMLFVSNSKQKAIIPLLWEERQIGALIVEALEELSKEQLELLEFVAFVVAKSMNVVKLTDTLEQSLKSLSNLNKRQKLLVDVSLKLFEQPTKEAMGRFLVSKVKEVFGFDEVQVLWMEGESGEGYRIFASDVQPQLGDLPFIIKAGKPLQMTVLIKDEESLRGLLTATSSEGKAFTKSDGELLSSLCGYVAAVLAARSQLRSIQRLRYMERTLVEILIEAAKENSIEDVCRYIARKLSETMYCDVLVYKIAAENGTKKLRKLASVDLDKTLLGEGHDEGLFPLQNHRYTEEIPIAFGGQVFGLLKIIDKHGYFSTKDTKDMLSILARHLGVLWAYQKAIHETKQEALKDSLTGLWNRRYFAEKIKEEMARCERSGEPFSVAIIDIRGFKAINDTFGHLEGDRILVEVAGFLAGAMRKIDVIARYGGDEFVSLHPRTREKEAKALWGRVEQKLKERLWGSRNLQIAIDVGIASYPDDGKEKEHILGRADERMYEVKRKAKTNSLEV
- a CDS encoding Cupin 2 conserved barrel domain protein (PFAM: Cupin domain~InterPro IPR013096~KEGG: cyt:cce_2077 hypothetical protein~PFAM: Cupin 2 conserved barrel domain protein~SPTR: Putative uncharacterized protein) gives rise to the protein MKKGNFYLMPEGEKGQEIIEKLLENQAMWIERITSFGSKTPEGVWYDQDTDEWVLLVKGRAQLEFEDGFLLDLNEGDWVFIPAGERHRVTYTSFDPSCLWLAIHMKKPGERP
- a CDS encoding hypothetical protein (PFAM: Domain of unknown function (DUF955)~KEGG: dba:Dbac_1265 cobalamin biosynthesis protein CobT (nicotinate-mononucleotide:5 6-dimethylbenzimidazole phosphoribosyltransferase)-like protein~SPTR: LplA protein); translated protein: MNGKKIKVTDSEKKWLELLATQWGVTVDFRPYLGADMFARITIPSDGMARVEILEAFSPEEYYAKWGNRDVPEDKLFEFLLLHEIAHLELEHHKKKVPFHTEDANWWFSFKEQKEKEADLWAKEKLCGP